A part of Paenibacillus donghaensis genomic DNA contains:
- the cysS gene encoding cysteine--tRNA ligase — protein sequence MAIQIYNTMTRSKELFVPLEAGKVKLYVCGPTVYGYMHIGNARPIIVFDMVRAYLEQLGNEVNYVTNFTDVDDKLIRKAEEMKLSVAEVSELFINAYFDDIQGLGVKPATHNPRVTESMDLIIGFIKELEDKGYAYANGGDVFYRTAKFSGYGKLSRQNLEELQFGIRVEVDARKEKPEDFVLWKAAKPGEVFWSSPWGDGRPGWHIECSAMVRELLGDTIDIHGGGQDLTFPHHECECAQTEALTGKALSNYWMHNGFINFNDEKMSKSLGNGFLVKDVREQFKAGTIRYFMLSTHYRNPLNYNPDSMTSAEKSVERIALAVSNVKHRLELAADIAADEVNPQLQEQLAAIVSGYHARMQDDFNTPDAITAVFDWVTLANQTLSRSEVSAADLTALTEAFAEMNAVLRLIPEAQDEVAGEEVERLIAERTEARKSKNWGRSDEIRDELNRMGIVLEDTPQGMRWRRK from the coding sequence ATGGCTATACAGATCTATAACACAATGACGCGCAGTAAGGAGTTGTTTGTACCCCTGGAAGCAGGCAAAGTGAAACTGTACGTCTGCGGTCCGACCGTATATGGCTATATGCATATCGGCAATGCCAGACCCATTATCGTCTTCGATATGGTTCGTGCCTATCTGGAGCAGCTTGGCAATGAGGTGAATTACGTCACCAATTTCACCGATGTGGACGATAAGCTGATTCGCAAAGCGGAGGAAATGAAGCTAAGCGTAGCCGAGGTATCCGAGCTGTTCATCAATGCATACTTCGACGATATTCAAGGGCTTGGCGTGAAGCCTGCGACCCATAACCCCCGTGTAACGGAAAGTATGGATCTGATTATCGGATTCATCAAGGAGCTTGAGGATAAGGGGTATGCCTATGCCAATGGCGGAGATGTATTCTACCGTACGGCTAAATTCTCCGGTTACGGCAAGCTGTCGCGCCAGAATCTGGAGGAGCTGCAATTCGGAATCCGTGTGGAAGTGGATGCGCGCAAAGAGAAGCCTGAGGATTTCGTGTTATGGAAAGCAGCCAAGCCGGGTGAAGTCTTCTGGAGCAGCCCTTGGGGCGACGGTCGGCCGGGCTGGCATATCGAATGCTCGGCCATGGTGCGTGAGCTGCTGGGGGACACCATTGATATTCATGGCGGCGGCCAGGACCTCACCTTTCCCCATCACGAATGCGAATGCGCCCAGACTGAAGCGCTGACCGGCAAGGCGTTGTCCAATTACTGGATGCATAACGGGTTTATTAATTTCAACGATGAGAAAATGTCGAAATCACTCGGAAACGGGTTCTTGGTGAAGGATGTCCGGGAGCAATTCAAAGCCGGTACCATCCGTTATTTCATGCTCTCCACCCATTACCGCAACCCGCTGAACTATAATCCGGATTCAATGACCTCTGCCGAGAAGAGCGTGGAGCGGATCGCGCTGGCCGTGAGCAACGTGAAGCATCGTCTGGAGCTTGCGGCAGACATAGCGGCGGATGAAGTGAATCCTCAGCTTCAAGAGCAACTGGCTGCCATTGTCTCAGGCTACCATGCCAGAATGCAGGATGACTTCAATACGCCGGATGCTATTACTGCTGTGTTTGACTGGGTTACCCTCGCTAACCAGACCTTGTCGCGCAGTGAAGTTAGTGCCGCGGATCTGACTGCTTTGACGGAAGCTTTTGCAGAGATGAACGCTGTCCTGCGTCTGATTCCCGAAGCCCAGGATGAAGTGGCGGGAGAAGAGGTGGAACGTCTGATCGCCGAACGGACGGAAGCCCGCAAGAGCAAGAACTGGGGACGTTCCGACGAGATCCGCGATGAACTGAACCGGATGGGCATTGTTCTGGAGGATACGCCTCAGGGAATGCGGTGGCGGCGTAAATGA
- the rplJ gene encoding 50S ribosomal protein L10 — MANANVIQAKQDAVDVVTGKLQGSITTVVADYRGLNVAQVTELRKQLREAGVDFQVLKNTLLRRATAAAELTELDAVLTGPTAVAFSETDAVIAAKILNDFAKKNEALKLKGGVVEGRVIDADQLKALAELPSRDGLLSMLLSVLQAPMRNFALAVKAVAEKEEQSA, encoded by the coding sequence TTGGCAAATGCAAATGTAATCCAAGCTAAACAGGATGCAGTTGATGTCGTAACTGGCAAGCTGCAAGGCAGTATTACTACTGTAGTTGCGGACTATCGTGGTTTGAACGTAGCCCAGGTGACTGAACTGCGCAAGCAGCTTCGTGAAGCTGGCGTTGACTTTCAGGTCCTGAAGAACACACTGCTTCGCCGCGCAACTGCGGCAGCCGAGCTTACTGAGCTTGATGCAGTTCTGACTGGTCCAACAGCAGTAGCATTCAGCGAAACGGATGCGGTAATCGCAGCCAAAATCCTTAATGATTTCGCCAAGAAAAACGAAGCTTTGAAACTTAAAGGCGGCGTTGTGGAAGGTCGTGTCATTGACGCGGACCAACTGAAAGCATTGGCAGAGCTTCCATCCCGCGATGGTTTGCTGTCCATGCTGCTTAGCGTGCTTCAAGCACCAATGCGCAACTTCGCGCTTGCAGTTAAAGCTGTTGCAGAGAAAGAAGAACAAAGCGCGTAA
- the gltX gene encoding glutamate--tRNA ligase, with the protein MADEVRVRYAPSPTGHLHIGNARTALFNYLFTRNQGGKFIIRIEDTDVKRNIAGGEESQLKFLKWLGMDWDESVDVGGEYGPYRQTERLDLYRVQWQDLLDRGLAYRCYCTEEELEAEREEQTARGETPRYSGKHRGLTDEQRQAFEAEGRIASIRFRVPEDRTFTFEDIVKGSISFDTTEMGDFVIVKKDGIPTYNFAVAVDDHLMEISHVLRGEDHISNTPRQLMIYEALGWEAPLFGHMTLIVGENHKKLSKRDESVIQFIEQYDELGYLPEAMVNFISLLGWSPEGEEEIFSKEELISIFTADRLSKSPAVFDKHKLAHLNNHYIKHAEPQRIAALAIPHLQKAGRLPAELSPEQQEWAASLVALYQEQMTAASDIVELSELFFRSHLELDTEAAQILAESQVSEVLSAFQHKIENCEDFSSANMAVLIKEVQKETGHKGKALFMPIRVALTGQTHGRDLNVTIALLGRSRVIERLKSQIKGA; encoded by the coding sequence ATGGCGGATGAAGTCCGGGTGCGTTATGCACCGAGCCCTACGGGACATTTACATATCGGAAACGCCAGAACGGCGTTGTTCAACTATCTGTTCACCCGCAATCAAGGCGGCAAATTCATTATCCGGATTGAAGATACAGACGTGAAGCGCAATATCGCCGGCGGCGAGGAAAGCCAGCTTAAATTCTTGAAATGGCTGGGCATGGATTGGGATGAAAGTGTGGATGTGGGCGGAGAATACGGCCCTTACCGCCAGACTGAACGTCTGGACCTGTATCGTGTCCAGTGGCAGGATCTGCTGGACCGTGGACTGGCTTACCGCTGCTACTGTACAGAAGAAGAGCTGGAAGCAGAACGCGAAGAGCAGACCGCACGCGGCGAAACACCGCGGTATTCCGGCAAACACCGGGGTCTGACCGATGAGCAGCGCCAGGCTTTTGAAGCAGAAGGGCGTATTGCCAGCATCCGTTTCCGGGTGCCAGAAGACCGCACATTTACGTTCGAGGATATTGTTAAGGGCAGCATTTCTTTTGACACGACTGAAATGGGCGATTTCGTCATTGTGAAGAAGGATGGAATTCCGACCTATAATTTTGCGGTAGCTGTCGACGATCATCTAATGGAGATTAGCCATGTGCTGCGCGGAGAAGACCATATCTCCAATACACCGCGCCAGCTGATGATCTATGAAGCTCTGGGCTGGGAAGCTCCACTGTTCGGCCATATGACATTGATCGTCGGCGAGAACCACAAGAAGCTCAGCAAACGTGACGAATCAGTCATCCAGTTTATCGAGCAATATGATGAGCTGGGATACCTGCCGGAGGCTATGGTCAATTTCATCTCCTTGCTGGGCTGGTCCCCGGAAGGCGAAGAAGAGATCTTCAGCAAGGAAGAGTTGATTTCCATCTTCACTGCTGACCGTCTGTCCAAAAGCCCTGCGGTATTCGATAAGCACAAGCTGGCGCATCTGAACAATCATTACATCAAGCATGCTGAGCCGCAGCGGATTGCAGCGCTGGCCATCCCTCATCTGCAGAAGGCTGGAAGATTGCCGGCCGAGCTGTCACCAGAGCAGCAGGAATGGGCTGCAAGTCTGGTCGCTCTGTACCAGGAACAGATGACGGCTGCTTCGGATATAGTAGAACTGTCAGAGCTGTTCTTCCGCAGCCATCTGGAGCTGGACACAGAAGCGGCACAGATTCTGGCCGAAAGCCAGGTGTCCGAGGTGCTGTCCGCGTTCCAGCATAAGATTGAGAACTGCGAGGATTTCAGTTCGGCGAATATGGCCGTACTGATCAAGGAAGTTCAGAAGGAAACCGGACACAAGGGCAAAGCGCTGTTTATGCCGATCCGTGTCGCCTTGACGGGCCAGACCCATGGCCGTGACCTGAATGTCACGATTGCTCTGCTGGGACGCAGCCGCGTAATTGAACGCTTGAAATCACAGATCAAAGGAGCCTAG
- a CDS encoding class I SAM-dependent methyltransferase translates to MSQHYYSQQPEARHDRRTIHTVLRGRKFQFTSDAGVFSKGDIDYGSRALIETMEIPEGAAVLDVGCGYGPIGLSAAHLAPKGHVTMLDINSRAVELARENAQQNGIRNVTVMESDVLGALKEQTFDVILTNPPIRAGKAVVHQIFEEAYQHLNEGGSLWIVIQKKQGAPSAVAKLESLFPVVEEKGKDKGYRIIKAQK, encoded by the coding sequence ATGTCGCAGCATTACTACTCACAGCAGCCGGAGGCACGTCATGACAGACGTACCATTCATACCGTTTTGAGGGGCCGGAAATTTCAATTCACCAGTGACGCCGGAGTGTTCTCCAAAGGCGATATCGATTATGGCAGTAGAGCTTTAATTGAAACGATGGAGATCCCGGAAGGTGCGGCAGTTCTTGATGTAGGTTGTGGTTATGGTCCTATCGGACTCAGCGCAGCGCATTTGGCTCCAAAGGGGCATGTGACCATGCTTGATATCAATAGCCGTGCTGTAGAACTGGCCCGTGAGAATGCCCAGCAGAATGGAATCCGGAATGTGACGGTAATGGAAAGCGATGTGCTCGGCGCATTGAAGGAACAGACCTTTGATGTGATTCTCACCAACCCGCCCATCCGTGCCGGCAAGGCTGTGGTGCATCAGATTTTTGAAGAGGCCTATCAGCATTTGAATGAGGGTGGTTCGCTGTGGATTGTGATTCAGAAGAAGCAGGGGGCTCCTTCAGCAGTTGCGAAGCTGGAAAGCTTGTTCCCGGTTGTAGAAGAAAAGGGGAAAGACAAGGGCTATCGGATTATCAAAGCACAGAAATAA
- the secE gene encoding preprotein translocase subunit SecE: protein MKRSFKSLFSFFTESWSELKKVRWPSRKELKNYTLIVLGTIVVIALYFWVLDIGISAVIERII from the coding sequence GTGAAACGTAGTTTTAAGTCTTTGTTTTCCTTTTTCACTGAGAGCTGGAGTGAACTCAAAAAAGTTCGCTGGCCTAGTCGTAAAGAACTTAAGAACTACACTTTAATCGTTCTCGGTACAATTGTAGTTATTGCTCTGTACTTCTGGGTTCTGGACATCGGCATTTCCGCTGTGATCGAAAGGATTATTTAG
- the rplA gene encoding 50S ribosomal protein L1 has translation MAKHGKKYQEAAKLINSEATYEPAEAVELVKKAATAKFDETIEAAVRLGVDPRKQDQAVRGVVVLPHGTGKTQRVLVFAKGEKAKEAEAAGADFVGDQDMINKIQQGWFDFDVCVATPDMMSEVGKLGRLLGGKGLMPNPKAGTVTFDVSKAVQEIKAGKIEYRLDKAGQIHAPIGKVSFNAEQLNENLKSLIDALNRAKPASAKGVYLKSIAISSTMGPSARVNTTVFR, from the coding sequence ATGGCAAAACATGGTAAGAAATACCAAGAAGCTGCCAAGCTGATCAACAGCGAAGCGACTTACGAGCCAGCTGAAGCCGTTGAGCTTGTGAAAAAAGCAGCGACTGCTAAATTCGACGAAACCATTGAAGCAGCAGTGCGTCTGGGCGTAGACCCGCGTAAACAAGACCAAGCTGTTCGTGGTGTTGTTGTCCTGCCTCACGGCACAGGCAAAACACAACGTGTGCTTGTATTTGCAAAAGGTGAAAAAGCTAAGGAAGCGGAAGCTGCCGGCGCGGATTTTGTAGGCGATCAGGATATGATCAACAAAATTCAACAGGGCTGGTTTGATTTCGATGTCTGCGTAGCTACACCTGATATGATGAGTGAAGTAGGTAAACTGGGTCGTCTGCTTGGTGGTAAAGGTCTGATGCCTAACCCTAAAGCCGGAACAGTTACATTCGATGTTTCCAAGGCTGTGCAAGAAATCAAAGCCGGTAAGATCGAATACCGCCTGGACAAGGCGGGACAAATTCACGCGCCAATCGGCAAAGTGTCTTTCAACGCTGAACAGTTGAACGAGAACCTTAAATCCCTGATCGACGCTCTGAACCGTGCGAAACCAGCTTCTGCTAAAGGTGTATACCTGAAGAGCATCGCTATTTCGTCCACTATGGGTCCTAGCGCTCGTGTAAACACAACCGTCTTCAGATAA
- a CDS encoding Mini-ribonuclease 3, producing the protein MSDQLQNGFGWFPYEPSKAPRLLSPIVLAYIGDAIYEVAVRQYLISLPNLRPNHLHRTATGLVSAKAQSTILAFLEPSLTDAEKDIARQGRNAKSGSVPKNADVLEYRHATAFECLIGHLYYTGQQERIRELIENSIQYMMNRS; encoded by the coding sequence ATGAGCGATCAACTTCAGAACGGATTTGGCTGGTTCCCTTATGAGCCCTCCAAAGCTCCGCGGCTGCTCTCCCCTATAGTGCTTGCTTATATCGGAGATGCTATATACGAGGTGGCGGTGCGGCAGTACCTGATCTCGCTGCCCAATCTGCGGCCCAACCATCTGCACCGCACGGCAACCGGACTGGTGTCCGCCAAAGCACAGAGCACGATTCTCGCCTTCCTTGAGCCTTCGCTAACGGATGCTGAGAAGGATATCGCACGCCAGGGGCGCAATGCCAAATCCGGTTCGGTGCCCAAAAACGCGGATGTGCTGGAATACCGCCATGCCACTGCTTTTGAGTGCCTGATCGGCCATTTGTATTATACCGGACAGCAGGAGCGAATCCGCGAGCTTATTGAGAACAGCATTCAATATATGATGAACCGGTCCTGA
- the rplL gene encoding 50S ribosomal protein L7/L12, which yields MSKEAILEAIKGMSVLELNDLVKAIEEEFGVTAAAPVAAGGAVAAVEEEQSEFDVILTGAGASKINVIKTVREITGLGLKEAKDLVDNAPKAIKEKVSKEEADATKEKLEAAGAAVEVK from the coding sequence ATGAGCAAAGAAGCAATCTTGGAAGCAATTAAAGGCATGAGCGTATTGGAACTGAACGACCTGGTAAAAGCAATCGAAGAAGAATTCGGCGTAACTGCAGCAGCTCCAGTAGCTGCCGGCGGTGCTGTAGCAGCCGTTGAAGAAGAGCAAAGCGAATTTGACGTAATTTTGACAGGCGCTGGCGCTTCCAAAATCAACGTTATCAAAACCGTTCGCGAAATCACTGGTCTTGGTTTGAAAGAAGCTAAGGATCTGGTAGACAACGCACCAAAAGCAATCAAAGAAAAAGTGAGCAAAGAAGAAGCCGACGCTACCAAAGAAAAATTGGAAGCAGCAGGCGCAGCTGTAGAAGTGAAGTAA
- the sigH gene encoding RNA polymerase sporulation sigma factor SigH, producing MSVDLKELMLSEYDFISDEDIVEVFRGGDSGALEHLINKYRNFVRAKARSYFLIGADREDIVQEGMIGLYKAIRDFKGDKLSSFKAFAELCITRQIITAIKTATRQKHIPLNSYVSLDKPIYDEDSDRTLMDVICGTQVLDPEELIINQEEFSGLEDKMAEILSDLERKVLMLYLDGRSYQEIAEDLKRHVKSIDNALQRVKRKLERYLEVRDN from the coding sequence GTGAGTGTCGACCTCAAGGAATTAATGCTATCCGAGTATGATTTCATAAGCGATGAAGATATTGTCGAGGTTTTCCGTGGTGGCGACAGTGGCGCATTGGAACATTTGATCAACAAGTACCGTAATTTCGTCCGGGCCAAGGCTCGCTCTTATTTTCTAATTGGGGCGGACCGTGAAGATATTGTGCAGGAAGGCATGATTGGTCTGTATAAGGCTATACGTGACTTCAAGGGCGATAAGCTTTCTTCTTTCAAGGCTTTTGCCGAACTCTGTATTACGCGTCAGATCATAACCGCTATCAAGACGGCAACCCGTCAGAAGCATATCCCGCTCAACTCCTACGTCTCTTTGGACAAGCCCATTTATGATGAGGATTCCGACCGGACGCTAATGGATGTGATCTGTGGAACTCAGGTGCTTGATCCTGAAGAACTGATCATTAATCAGGAGGAGTTTAGTGGTCTTGAAGACAAGATGGCTGAAATTCTAAGCGATCTGGAACGCAAGGTGCTTATGCTCTATCTGGACGGGCGCTCCTATCAGGAGATTGCCGAGGATCTGAAGCGACATGTGAAGTCGATCGACAATGCGCTGCAGCGGGTGAAACGGAAACTCGAAAGATATCTGGAAGTGCGTGACAATTGA
- the rlmB gene encoding 23S rRNA (guanosine(2251)-2'-O)-methyltransferase RlmB yields the protein MEEDLKTEEEILAGKHSVLEALRAGRTLNKIWIAETAQKHLTAPIVAEARKVGIVIQHVDKRKLDQLAPGIQHQGVVAQAAPFAYAEVSDLLAAAEAKGEPPFLILLDEIEDPHNLGSILRTADCTGVHGVIVPKRRSAQITATVSKTSAGAVEYVPVARVTNLGQTIDRLKELGVWVVGTDVDTDQNLFGSDIFTGPVAVVIGNENKGMGRLIREKCDVLLKLPMAGRINSLNASVAAGVIMYEVLRRRQQQG from the coding sequence ATGGAAGAGGATTTGAAGACAGAAGAGGAAATATTGGCTGGAAAGCACTCTGTGCTTGAAGCGCTTCGCGCCGGCCGCACCTTGAACAAGATATGGATCGCCGAGACGGCGCAAAAACATCTCACCGCCCCCATCGTCGCCGAAGCGCGCAAGGTAGGAATCGTAATCCAGCATGTGGACAAGCGCAAGCTGGATCAGCTGGCACCGGGAATTCAGCATCAGGGCGTTGTTGCGCAAGCAGCTCCGTTCGCCTATGCCGAGGTCTCCGATCTGCTGGCAGCGGCAGAAGCCAAGGGCGAGCCGCCCTTCCTGATTCTGCTGGACGAGATTGAAGATCCGCATAACCTCGGCTCCATTCTGCGCACCGCAGATTGTACGGGCGTACATGGGGTGATTGTTCCGAAACGGCGCTCTGCTCAGATTACCGCCACCGTCTCCAAAACCTCGGCCGGCGCAGTAGAGTATGTTCCTGTCGCAAGAGTTACCAATCTGGGCCAGACAATAGACCGTTTGAAGGAGCTGGGCGTTTGGGTAGTAGGCACCGATGTAGATACGGACCAGAATCTGTTTGGATCCGATATCTTCACGGGCCCTGTGGCAGTCGTTATCGGCAATGAGAACAAAGGCATGGGCCGGCTGATCCGCGAGAAATGCGATGTGCTGCTGAAGCTGCCAATGGCCGGAAGAATCAATTCGCTTAATGCCTCGGTTGCTGCCGGAGTGATCATGTACGAGGTGCTGCGACGCCGGCAACAGCAGGGATAA
- a CDS encoding NYN domain-containing protein codes for MRADWRDVMLVDGYNIIGGWPELAALSLSGMQEARDRLLDLLADYQAFSGRRVIAVFDAYRVPGLGRSFVQGKVQVFFTKEKETADECIERLVGEFSHRRRQIYVATSDSIEQHVIFAKGALRYSARELRLEVEENQKQVKKAIDPRSGGSSRHSLEDKLPPDVRDELEKWRRQ; via the coding sequence ATGAGGGCCGATTGGCGTGATGTGATGCTTGTGGATGGTTATAATATAATCGGCGGCTGGCCGGAGCTGGCGGCGCTGTCGCTCAGCGGGATGCAGGAAGCACGCGACCGGCTGCTGGATTTGCTCGCCGATTATCAGGCCTTTTCAGGCCGGCGGGTGATCGCCGTGTTTGATGCATACCGTGTTCCCGGACTGGGCCGTTCATTCGTCCAAGGCAAGGTGCAGGTCTTTTTCACTAAGGAAAAAGAAACGGCCGACGAATGCATCGAACGGCTGGTTGGAGAATTCAGCCACCGCCGCCGTCAAATTTATGTGGCCACCAGCGATTCCATTGAGCAGCATGTCATTTTTGCTAAAGGGGCTCTGCGGTATTCAGCCAGAGAATTGCGCCTTGAGGTCGAAGAGAACCAGAAGCAGGTCAAGAAAGCTATTGATCCCCGCAGTGGAGGCTCCTCACGGCATTCGCTGGAGGATAAACTTCCGCCGGATGTCCGCGATGAGCTGGAGAAATGGCGCAGGCAGTAG
- the ispF gene encoding 2-C-methyl-D-erythritol 2,4-cyclodiphosphate synthase — MIAVGQGFDVHQLVEGRPCIIGGVTIPYEKGLLGHSDADVLLHAVSDAILGALGLGDIGRHFPDTDQAFKDADSLELLRQVWAMAKERGYKLGNIDSTIIAQKPKMAPYIPQMTEIIARVLEAEPSKVNVKATTTEQLGFAGRGEGIAAQSIVCLLQNVVSS; from the coding sequence ATGATTGCTGTAGGTCAAGGGTTTGATGTGCATCAACTGGTAGAAGGCAGGCCATGTATTATTGGCGGAGTAACGATTCCATATGAAAAAGGCTTGCTGGGGCACTCCGATGCCGACGTGCTGCTGCATGCAGTGAGCGATGCCATTCTGGGCGCACTGGGACTGGGCGATATCGGCAGGCATTTTCCCGATACCGATCAGGCCTTCAAGGATGCAGACAGCCTGGAGCTGCTGCGGCAGGTATGGGCTATGGCCAAGGAGCGCGGGTATAAGCTGGGCAACATAGATTCAACGATCATTGCCCAGAAGCCGAAGATGGCTCCGTATATTCCGCAGATGACCGAGATTATTGCCCGTGTGCTTGAAGCGGAGCCTTCCAAGGTGAACGTAAAGGCTACGACTACAGAGCAGCTTGGTTTCGCCGGGCGGGGCGAGGGAATTGCGGCACAATCTATTGTCTGTCTGCTCCAAAATGTGGTATCATCGTGA
- the rpmG gene encoding 50S ribosomal protein L33, which produces MRVIITLACTSCKQRNYATTKNKRNHPDRMEMKKFCKYCNSQTPHRETR; this is translated from the coding sequence ATGCGGGTAATTATCACTTTGGCTTGTACAAGTTGCAAACAACGGAACTATGCGACAACCAAAAACAAGCGAAATCACCCCGACCGCATGGAGATGAAGAAATTTTGCAAGTACTGTAACTCGCAAACTCCTCATCGCGAAACCAGATAG
- the rplK gene encoding 50S ribosomal protein L11 produces MAKKVIKMVKLQISAGKANPAPPVGPALGQAGVNIMAFCKEFNARTADQAGLIIPVEITVFEDRSFTFITKTPPAAVLLRIAAKVEKGSGEPNKKKVAKLGRAAVREIAEQKMPDLNAATVEAAMLMIEGTARSMGITIED; encoded by the coding sequence ATGGCTAAAAAAGTTATCAAAATGGTGAAACTGCAGATTTCTGCAGGGAAAGCGAATCCAGCCCCTCCAGTAGGTCCGGCATTGGGCCAAGCAGGTGTCAACATCATGGCATTCTGTAAGGAATTTAATGCTCGTACTGCTGATCAGGCAGGTCTGATCATTCCAGTTGAAATCACAGTGTTTGAAGACCGTTCGTTTACCTTCATCACCAAAACTCCTCCGGCTGCCGTTCTGCTTCGCATCGCTGCTAAAGTAGAAAAAGGATCCGGTGAACCAAACAAGAAAAAAGTAGCAAAACTCGGCCGCGCTGCGGTTCGTGAAATTGCTGAGCAAAAAATGCCCGATCTTAACGCTGCAACTGTTGAAGCTGCAATGCTGATGATCGAAGGTACTGCCCGCAGTATGGGTATCACAATCGAAGACTAG
- the cysE gene encoding serine O-acetyltransferase has translation MFKHIKSDIQAVFDNDPAARSRFEVVFTYAGLHAIWGHRIAHFLFKHRWFTLARVVSQISRFMTGVEIHPGATIGSRLFIDHGMGIVIGETCQIGDDVIIYQGVTLGGTGKEKGKRHPTVGNNVVIGSGAKVLGSFRIGDNSNIGSNAVVLREVPNNSTVVGNPGRVVKRNGERVSDRLDHTQMPDPLVDSLRFLQKEIEEIREKLGAEDKQKTEQRRLESQQYIGDYEI, from the coding sequence ATGTTTAAGCATATCAAATCGGATATCCAGGCTGTATTTGATAACGATCCTGCTGCCCGCAGCAGATTTGAGGTAGTCTTCACGTATGCCGGGCTGCACGCCATTTGGGGACACCGGATTGCCCACTTTTTATTCAAGCACCGCTGGTTTACACTGGCCCGGGTCGTCTCCCAGATCAGCAGATTTATGACCGGAGTGGAGATTCACCCCGGAGCTACCATCGGGAGTAGGCTGTTTATCGATCATGGGATGGGGATTGTCATTGGCGAAACCTGTCAGATTGGTGATGATGTGATTATATATCAGGGAGTGACTCTGGGGGGAACAGGCAAGGAGAAGGGGAAACGCCATCCCACAGTGGGGAACAATGTAGTCATTGGCTCGGGTGCGAAGGTGCTTGGATCGTTTCGCATCGGGGATAATTCAAATATAGGCTCCAATGCTGTAGTTCTGCGCGAAGTTCCGAATAACAGCACCGTAGTCGGCAATCCCGGCCGGGTCGTCAAGCGCAATGGGGAGCGGGTTTCCGACCGGCTCGATCATACTCAGATGCCCGATCCGCTCGTTGATTCCCTGCGCTTCCTGCAGAAGGAAATCGAGGAAATTAGGGAGAAGCTGGGTGCGGAAGATAAGCAGAAGACAGAACAGCGGCGGCTGGAGAGCCAGCAGTATATTGGGGATTATGAAATATAA
- the nusG gene encoding transcription termination/antitermination protein NusG — MEKRWYVVHTYSGYENKVKANLEKRVESMGMEDKIFRVLVPMEEEIVTKDGKKKTVMRKVYPGYVLVEMVQTDDSWYVVRNTPGVTGFVGSTGSGSKPTALLPEEVEQILKHMGMVEPKAVIDFEIKESVRIMVGPFANFVGSVEEILADKSKIKVHVNMFGRETPLELDFTQVEKI; from the coding sequence ATGGAAAAAAGATGGTACGTCGTTCATACCTATTCCGGGTATGAGAATAAGGTCAAAGCCAATTTGGAAAAACGCGTTGAGTCCATGGGCATGGAAGACAAAATATTCCGCGTTCTTGTTCCTATGGAAGAAGAAATCGTAACCAAAGACGGCAAGAAAAAAACCGTCATGCGTAAAGTTTACCCCGGATATGTTTTGGTGGAAATGGTCCAGACGGACGATTCCTGGTATGTTGTCCGCAATACGCCGGGCGTTACCGGATTCGTTGGTTCGACAGGCTCCGGGTCCAAGCCTACCGCTTTGCTTCCGGAAGAGGTAGAACAAATTCTGAAGCATATGGGTATGGTTGAACCTAAAGCTGTTATTGATTTCGAAATCAAGGAATCTGTACGTATTATGGTTGGTCCCTTTGCGAATTTTGTGGGCTCCGTGGAAGAAATTTTGGCGGACAAGAGCAAGATCAAGGTACATGTTAACATGTTTGGACGGGAAACCCCGCTGGAGTTGGATTTTACTCAAGTGGAAAAAATATAA